The following are from one region of the Leptospira selangorensis genome:
- a CDS encoding OmpA family protein, which produces MGKFFETISMAFRGLLILFFLIPSYIFSETPVLFRWKMKSGDDLELNEYHRVKARQGLRVINREDKNRILLKATACKKEGCDFSAIFDTYIKFPELDPAFYKDKTFKSKFNISELGQYTVPPEYSMPNLRSLPSFSAKEVGVGEEWTKPASESFQFPTARIEIPVQAKYIYQGKGGWEYAGKKGNADLIEYNYNLMKESDPIAQNIPYKIYGFAKGKVFFDSEQGVPQYKYVQLAYTFVFPNGIAQEMSFEIHGVYSKQNSVTENDKDKIAEEVKRILGPFPEGTSYPKKKPTGKKGNGLEWPEWEGNPEEEIADRAPVEIRKSNEGVVLSLDNLLFDYNKSELKPEAKKVLERIADVLKKYPDREIRIGGHTDDKGSQEYNLKLSQDRALSVLQELRDSHGIEETRMSYRGYGKSQPVTENSTESGRAKNRRVDITIVLE; this is translated from the coding sequence TTGGGGAAATTTTTCGAAACTATTAGTATGGCATTCAGAGGGCTCCTCATTCTATTCTTCTTAATACCCTCTTATATATTTTCCGAAACTCCAGTATTGTTCAGATGGAAAATGAAATCCGGAGATGATCTGGAATTAAACGAATACCATAGAGTAAAGGCCAGACAAGGTCTTAGAGTTATTAATAGAGAAGATAAAAATCGAATTTTGTTAAAGGCCACTGCCTGTAAAAAGGAAGGCTGCGATTTTTCGGCTATATTCGATACCTATATTAAATTTCCTGAATTAGATCCTGCCTTTTATAAAGACAAAACTTTTAAGAGTAAATTTAACATTTCGGAATTGGGCCAATATACCGTTCCTCCTGAATATAGTATGCCCAATCTAAGATCATTGCCTAGTTTTTCCGCGAAAGAAGTAGGTGTGGGAGAAGAATGGACCAAACCTGCCTCTGAAAGTTTTCAGTTCCCTACAGCCAGGATAGAGATCCCAGTCCAAGCAAAGTATATTTACCAAGGCAAAGGAGGCTGGGAATATGCAGGTAAAAAAGGGAACGCGGATCTGATAGAATATAATTATAATTTAATGAAGGAATCCGATCCGATCGCTCAGAATATTCCTTACAAAATTTACGGTTTTGCAAAAGGAAAAGTATTTTTTGATTCCGAACAAGGTGTTCCTCAATATAAGTATGTCCAACTTGCTTATACATTCGTTTTTCCGAATGGGATTGCACAAGAAATGTCTTTCGAGATCCACGGAGTGTATTCTAAACAAAACTCTGTTACGGAAAACGATAAGGATAAAATTGCAGAAGAAGTCAAAAGGATCCTGGGACCTTTCCCGGAAGGAACTTCTTATCCCAAAAAGAAACCTACAGGTAAAAAGGGGAATGGTTTAGAATGGCCTGAATGGGAAGGAAATCCGGAAGAAGAAATTGCAGATCGTGCACCGGTGGAGATCAGAAAATCGAATGAGGGGGTTGTACTTTCTTTAGATAACCTTCTTTTTGATTATAATAAATCCGAATTAAAACCGGAAGCCAAAAAGGTTTTAGAAAGGATCGCAGACGTTCTTAAAAAATATCCTGACAGAGAAATTCGGATCGGCGGACATACGGATGATAAAGGAAGCCAAGAGTATAATCTCAAACTTTCTCAAGATAGAGCCTTATCGGTTCTGCAAGAGTTAAGAGATTCTCATGGAATAGAAGAAACTAGAATGTCTTATAGAGGTTATGGAAAGTCTCAACCCGTGACTGAAAATTCCACGGAATCTGGCAGAGCTAAAAACCGAAGAGTCGATATCACTATCGTTTTAGAATAA
- a CDS encoding sulfatase, with protein sequence MISFGPKLSRILIPILLCYLLQDCRQIFPGSFSKEEETIIPVWDGLRSLKKSGSVCRGNSEEAIKKISYHYKKNPSRYSELPLNEKWRNTQLTILKDKQTLLNESRDSLLLFQNGGCDISSEFIIPGAKLYDLQNVVLDFSTTALSSSGENVPSSGKLIVKLGDAIVFSEDIQSQGREWVDHKIKVQESISKSLEEEPATTWNFEWIPKNQNDLLFVGQPTLYASVADPKLWGPKENVILIVVDALRPDRLGFGGSPIPTSPYLDELASDSIVFENAFSNGNWTKPSMISFFTSKITSELGLGNAWFYSTNLHRKIFYSKKPETLPNHLRSKGYLTASLMNNVFLLDYTGVGVDLGFHKLFQPGKDKDDTELILAESIKFLKENKNRRFFLHININTPHYPYLPERKYMDILAKKTDPKIWNSYDPYVRKYMAEILYTDEVIGKILEEAKKTGAFDKSWIAVVADHGELQSMEHYYHHHFVAENLHAHGETHYDEEIKVPWIIHPPVSEKSNIEKRIFSDQVSLLSLFPTLAGALGLPCDPSSCDGNDYSRAIYGEEGPQSENFIYTEGRFSESIRTKEYKLIRRYPGYDFVRRTKEGEPHKMSEEFYSLVSDPGELQNLSESNSTLLTKARQDLDSHSLKKNVFKLRLPACEKECIRRIEIGIQAGIYKIQSDTPVTENRLETKSASLTVKQTPGKESILSFYTVEPVFGFRLSISKDGKPEDYKSGKWGILSDASSKIYRDSPESVASAKLPYEFKTSKIPYFYNDAGLSGNSESSEQAALGKEVRKVLESWGYIHE encoded by the coding sequence ATGATTTCTTTTGGTCCCAAACTTTCTAGGATATTGATCCCGATCCTGCTTTGTTATCTTTTACAGGATTGTAGGCAAATTTTTCCAGGATCGTTTTCAAAAGAAGAAGAGACAATAATCCCTGTTTGGGACGGACTTCGTTCTTTAAAAAAATCCGGAAGTGTATGTAGAGGAAATTCAGAAGAAGCCATTAAAAAGATCTCTTATCATTATAAAAAAAATCCATCCCGTTATTCGGAACTTCCTCTAAATGAAAAATGGAGAAACACTCAGCTTACTATCTTAAAAGATAAACAGACTCTTCTAAATGAATCCAGAGATAGTTTGCTCCTATTCCAAAATGGCGGATGTGATATTTCCTCGGAGTTTATTATCCCAGGAGCAAAACTTTATGATCTACAAAATGTTGTTTTGGATTTTTCCACTACAGCACTTTCTTCCTCGGGGGAGAATGTTCCAAGTTCCGGAAAATTGATCGTGAAGTTAGGAGATGCTATCGTATTCTCCGAAGATATACAAAGCCAAGGAAGAGAATGGGTCGATCATAAGATCAAGGTCCAAGAATCCATTTCTAAATCTTTAGAAGAAGAACCTGCTACTACTTGGAACTTTGAATGGATCCCTAAAAATCAGAACGATCTTTTATTTGTAGGACAACCTACATTATACGCTTCTGTGGCTGATCCAAAACTTTGGGGACCTAAAGAGAATGTAATATTGATCGTGGTGGATGCTCTGAGGCCGGATCGTTTAGGATTTGGCGGTTCTCCCATCCCTACCAGTCCTTATCTGGACGAGCTCGCTTCCGATTCTATCGTTTTTGAAAATGCTTTCTCTAACGGGAATTGGACCAAGCCAAGTATGATTTCTTTTTTCACTTCTAAGATCACATCCGAATTAGGTCTTGGAAATGCTTGGTTTTATTCCACCAACCTTCATAGAAAAATATTCTATTCCAAAAAACCGGAAACATTACCGAATCATCTCAGATCCAAAGGTTACCTAACTGCAAGCCTTATGAATAATGTTTTCCTCCTGGATTATACTGGCGTGGGAGTCGATCTAGGATTTCATAAATTATTTCAACCTGGAAAAGACAAAGACGATACTGAGCTAATACTTGCAGAATCCATAAAGTTCTTAAAAGAGAACAAAAACAGAAGATTTTTCCTTCATATAAATATCAATACCCCTCATTATCCTTATCTTCCTGAAAGAAAGTATATGGATATTCTGGCAAAAAAAACTGATCCAAAGATCTGGAACAGTTATGATCCTTACGTAAGAAAATATATGGCTGAGATCTTATATACGGACGAGGTCATAGGTAAAATTTTAGAAGAGGCTAAAAAGACAGGAGCCTTCGATAAATCCTGGATCGCAGTAGTTGCAGACCATGGAGAATTACAATCCATGGAACATTATTATCATCATCATTTCGTGGCAGAAAATTTACATGCACACGGAGAAACACATTACGACGAAGAAATTAAAGTTCCTTGGATCATTCATCCTCCCGTCTCGGAAAAATCGAATATTGAAAAAAGAATTTTCTCCGATCAGGTTTCTTTACTTTCTCTTTTCCCTACTTTAGCAGGAGCATTAGGTTTACCTTGTGATCCGAGTTCCTGCGATGGAAATGATTATTCCAGAGCCATATATGGAGAAGAAGGTCCGCAATCCGAAAACTTTATATATACCGAAGGAAGATTTTCAGAATCCATTCGAACCAAAGAATACAAACTGATTCGAAGATATCCTGGTTATGATTTTGTAAGAAGAACCAAAGAAGGAGAACCTCATAAGATGTCTGAGGAATTTTATTCCTTGGTTTCAGATCCCGGAGAATTACAAAATCTCTCCGAAAGTAATTCTACACTTCTCACGAAAGCAAGACAGGATTTAGATTCTCACAGCTTAAAGAAAAATGTTTTTAAACTCAGATTACCTGCATGTGAAAAAGAATGTATACGTAGGATAGAGATCGGTATCCAAGCCGGAATTTATAAAATACAATCTGATACTCCAGTTACTGAAAATAGATTAGAAACGAAGTCCGCATCTCTAACCGTAAAACAAACCCCTGGTAAAGAAAGTATCCTCTCCTTTTATACAGTAGAACCTGTTTTCGGATTTCGTTTGTCCATTTCCAAAGATGGAAAACCGGAAGATTATAAATCCGGAAAATGGGGAATTTTATCGGATGCGAGTTCTAAAATTTATAGAGATTCTCCAGAATCAGTGGCTTCTGCAAAACTTCCTTATGAATTTAAAACTTCTAAAATACCTTATTTTTATAACGATGCTGGACTTTCTGGAAATTCGGAATCTTCAGAGCAAGCTGCGTTAGGAAAAGAAGTCCGAAAAGTTTTGGAAAGCTGGGGTTATATCCATGAATAG
- a CDS encoding DUF2167 domain-containing protein, producing the protein MIRRSLAFFFFMAILWSLPVSAQKFETDADLAKWIKSLKYETNLVPLSNKDGKLIANIQVPKGYKYLNPKDSKIVLEDVWGNPPSDPGLGILFIANETPLDLGSYAITIDYVEEGHVDDEDSKEIKYDELLSELQESAKEESEQRKKDGYSGLELVGWASSPYYDSAAKKLHWAKEYKFEGTETNTLNYNIRVLGRTGYLLLNVLGDINVLKRVEGDVGRILKSVEFSEGNRYADYDSKIDNLAAYGIGGLIAGGLLKKAGLFAMIGGFLLKGAKLLIPAAIGLFYAIRRFVFGKGKPEDTASGPGDKET; encoded by the coding sequence ATGATTCGTCGATCCTTGGCCTTTTTCTTTTTTATGGCCATCTTATGGAGCCTTCCCGTTTCTGCTCAAAAATTTGAAACAGATGCGGATTTAGCTAAATGGATTAAATCCTTAAAGTATGAAACTAATCTAGTTCCTCTTTCAAATAAGGATGGAAAACTGATCGCAAACATTCAAGTCCCGAAGGGTTATAAATATCTAAATCCAAAAGATAGTAAGATTGTATTGGAAGATGTTTGGGGAAATCCACCTAGCGATCCGGGACTCGGAATTTTATTCATCGCCAACGAAACACCTTTGGATCTCGGATCTTATGCGATTACTATCGACTATGTGGAAGAAGGTCACGTAGATGATGAGGACTCAAAAGAGATCAAATACGACGAATTACTATCCGAGTTGCAAGAATCCGCAAAAGAAGAAAGTGAGCAAAGAAAAAAAGACGGATATTCCGGATTGGAATTAGTAGGTTGGGCTTCTTCTCCTTATTATGATTCCGCAGCTAAAAAATTGCATTGGGCGAAAGAATATAAATTCGAAGGAACTGAAACAAATACTCTCAATTATAATATTCGAGTTTTAGGAAGGACCGGTTATCTATTACTCAATGTACTCGGAGACATTAACGTTTTGAAAAGAGTAGAAGGGGATGTGGGCAGAATACTCAAGAGTGTGGAATTCTCCGAAGGAAATCGTTATGCCGATTACGATTCTAAAATAGACAACTTAGCTGCTTATGGGATCGGAGGTTTGATCGCGGGAGGACTTCTGAAAAAAGCAGGATTGTTTGCAATGATCGGGGGATTTTTACTTAAAGGTGCAAAATTACTGATCCCGGCTGCGATCGGTTTATTCTATGCAATCAGAAGATTCGTTTTCGGAAAAGGGAAACCGGAAGATACTGCTTCCGGACCGGGTGATAAAGAAACCTAA
- a CDS encoding MaoC family dehydratase, with the protein MSKIEFDKYEVGQELPPLKVDTITHAHLVRYAGASGDFNPIHNDPDFARKTGLDGTIAHGMFVMAQIGRLCTSWADQKQIKEFGVTFKAMTKPGQKLTCSGKIKRKKEENGEKLLTVAVEASDESGEVKASGELVVIC; encoded by the coding sequence ATGAGTAAGATTGAATTCGACAAGTACGAAGTAGGACAAGAGCTCCCTCCTTTAAAAGTGGATACTATCACGCATGCGCATCTAGTGCGTTATGCGGGAGCGAGCGGTGATTTTAATCCGATCCATAACGATCCGGATTTCGCTCGTAAGACTGGATTGGATGGAACCATCGCGCACGGTATGTTCGTCATGGCTCAGATCGGAAGACTTTGCACTTCTTGGGCAGACCAAAAACAGATCAAAGAATTCGGAGTCACTTTCAAAGCGATGACCAAGCCTGGACAAAAACTAACTTGTTCCGGTAAGATTAAACGTAAGAAAGAAGAAAACGGAGAAAAACTACTTACAGTAGCTGTAGAGGCTTCTGATGAGTCCGGAGAAGTAAAAGCTTCCGGAGAATTAGTGGTTATCTGCTAA
- a CDS encoding FAS1-like dehydratase domain-containing protein, which produces MAEKGISKDLIGTKLDSYEFDVERGKIKEFCLAIGESNPIYFDLEAAKKAGYEDIPAPPTFPTVIQFWGYPKIWKDMENMGVDTSRILHLKEKYNYVKTLYPGKVSSQGECVNVTVGKMDTMTFRTTIRNAKGETVIEAEMSIFIRKPEQ; this is translated from the coding sequence ATGGCAGAAAAAGGCATTTCAAAAGACCTGATCGGCACAAAACTCGACTCCTACGAATTCGACGTAGAAAGAGGAAAGATAAAAGAGTTTTGTCTAGCGATCGGCGAAAGCAATCCGATATACTTCGATTTAGAAGCGGCAAAAAAAGCGGGATATGAGGACATTCCAGCTCCTCCTACATTTCCCACTGTGATCCAATTTTGGGGATATCCTAAAATTTGGAAAGATATGGAGAACATGGGAGTTGATACTTCCAGGATCTTACATTTAAAAGAAAAATATAATTATGTTAAAACTCTTTATCCTGGTAAGGTTTCTTCTCAGGGAGAATGTGTTAACGTAACTGTCGGTAAAATGGATACTATGACTTTCCGCACTACAATTCGTAATGCGAAAGGTGAAACTGTGATCGAAGCAGAGATGTCTATTTTTATCCGTAAACCGGAACAGTGA
- a CDS encoding tetratricopeptide repeat protein, giving the protein MDRFHFFRNYSILASVTLVLASYSACSGEKDEPSILEIRDLLDSGHLTESVQKAKDKALITGKMDQVHYLRGWIHYLRKEDSSAEKEYKLCLKENKNSIDCLRGLAQIEKHKQNYEKAETRYKQALVIAQASKDQEYSSMLLTDLGNLALSQDEREEAMDWYNKSIQVKPEGSAYYGLGFVHLLNRDKLASIQSLKKGLGIEYRDLIIKAETYYLLAKLQNDFEKNPQAASESAKKAFELFPAMEKYSKSWEHYSKLSSSK; this is encoded by the coding sequence ATGGACCGTTTTCATTTTTTTAGAAACTATTCTATTTTAGCTAGCGTTACACTTGTATTGGCTTCTTATTCAGCTTGTTCAGGGGAGAAGGATGAGCCTTCCATTCTGGAAATCAGAGATTTATTGGACTCTGGTCATTTAACAGAATCCGTTCAGAAGGCTAAGGATAAGGCACTTATTACGGGAAAAATGGACCAAGTCCATTATTTGAGGGGATGGATCCATTATTTACGCAAAGAAGATTCTTCTGCGGAGAAGGAATATAAACTTTGTTTAAAGGAAAATAAAAACTCTATCGATTGCCTTAGAGGTCTTGCTCAAATCGAAAAACATAAACAAAATTATGAAAAGGCAGAAACAAGATACAAACAGGCCTTAGTAATTGCTCAGGCAAGTAAAGACCAAGAATACAGTTCTATGTTACTTACTGATCTTGGAAATTTAGCTCTTTCTCAAGATGAAAGGGAAGAAGCAATGGATTGGTATAATAAATCCATCCAAGTAAAACCGGAAGGTTCCGCTTATTACGGACTTGGTTTTGTACATCTATTGAATCGAGACAAGCTTGCTTCTATCCAATCCCTAAAAAAAGGATTAGGAATCGAATATAGAGATCTAATTATCAAAGCGGAAACCTATTATCTTCTGGCAAAGTTACAAAATGATTTCGAAAAAAATCCTCAGGCAGCTAGCGAGTCGGCAAAAAAAGCCTTCGAATTATTTCCTGCAATGGAGAAATACTCAAAATCCTGGGAACATTATTCCAAACTTTCCAGTTCTAAATAA
- a CDS encoding 2-dehydropantoate 2-reductase, which translates to MSFFPKFAIIGSGSIGTYIGAYLVKAGYPVVFVGRERLKQEIQLFGLGISDYKGNSFTLAPSQVRYVTDIKEAKDSNVFLITVKSKDTIEAGKSIRSLFSPEELSKIIVVSFQNGVRNSKELASVLPELNDRNLPGMVPFNVVAKGKGQFHQGTSGELVIKSNEFGNKIHSCLRKAGLPSIVHKNMEGVLWGKLLFNLNNSLNALAGVPLREELSQRTYRKILASMILEGLEILKLSGIQPASAGKMIPWLAPIILGLPDFLFFRVASSMVKIDPEARSSMWEDLHHGRTTEISYLNGEIVNLADEIGHKAPINRKIVSLISEAESGSGKSKYDAETLSNLLGVV; encoded by the coding sequence ATGAGTTTTTTCCCCAAATTTGCAATCATAGGTTCCGGAAGTATCGGAACGTACATCGGAGCATACCTGGTAAAAGCAGGATATCCTGTAGTATTTGTAGGTAGAGAAAGATTAAAACAAGAGATCCAATTATTCGGTTTGGGGATCAGCGACTATAAAGGAAATTCTTTCACACTCGCTCCAAGCCAAGTTCGTTATGTTACGGATATAAAAGAAGCCAAAGACTCTAACGTATTTTTGATCACAGTCAAAAGTAAAGATACGATAGAAGCGGGCAAATCCATTCGTTCTCTTTTTTCACCGGAAGAATTATCCAAAATTATAGTAGTTAGTTTTCAGAATGGGGTTCGAAACTCAAAAGAGTTAGCCTCCGTATTACCTGAGTTAAACGACAGGAATTTACCGGGTATGGTTCCATTCAATGTGGTTGCAAAAGGAAAGGGACAGTTTCACCAGGGAACAAGTGGAGAACTTGTAATCAAATCAAACGAATTTGGGAACAAGATCCATTCTTGTCTTAGAAAGGCAGGTTTACCTTCTATCGTACATAAAAACATGGAAGGTGTGCTTTGGGGAAAACTACTTTTCAACTTGAATAATAGTTTAAATGCACTCGCCGGTGTTCCTCTCAGAGAAGAATTATCCCAAAGAACATACAGAAAAATTTTAGCCTCTATGATCTTAGAAGGTTTAGAAATACTTAAACTTTCCGGGATCCAACCCGCAAGTGCCGGAAAAATGATCCCTTGGCTTGCGCCAATCATTTTAGGTTTGCCTGATTTTCTATTTTTCAGAGTGGCTTCTTCCATGGTCAAAATTGATCCGGAAGCAAGATCCTCAATGTGGGAAGACCTACATCATGGAAGAACTACTGAAATTTCTTATTTGAACGGAGAGATTGTAAATTTAGCGGATGAGATCGGTCACAAGGCACCAATCAATCGTAAGATTGTTTCTTTGATCTCAGAAGCAGAAAGCGGTTCCGGCAAATCTAAATACGATGCGGAAACGCTTTCTAATCTTTTAGGAGTTGTTTAG
- a CDS encoding PP2C family protein-serine/threonine phosphatase, whose translation MHTAKYLFFLLGPIGFLIFLLSLTPWHKEENLRAYKGVIDLRGIQSASSGPVDLSGEWEFFWSQEPGKILESFHGNMTVPGSWNRETELHPSYERLGYATYRLKILLPDVWVGKVLTLGLGTVWSSYRLYLDGEFQGESGGPSTSTQSSVARVQPRSFSFVPSSSQIEVSIFVTNNFARQGGISSPIKLGPSEVMLSTRTRTIFTDIFAFSSLVIMGLYHISLYLYLRSSKAPLYFGFMSMAIGIRTLVTNTRLLMEFFPSINQNGIQMIEQISMMCATGLYLLFFYETFSVYASKLYIRISLAIISLFILMTLFGSLEFNSSKVAYFHLFIGVTIGYVIYVIFGIDFDKENNSSYILYGSGILFLGVAIDLFYTYILKVSSHQVSHIALVLFVFLQSLVIASDRSSKYKEAKLLTEDLQTMNLELFEMKEKLVQKVEDRTRTLNDTLQQINRELEIAQNVQRKILTPPEREIKGIRFDYVYKPLEKVGGDFLDISEINPGQVRVLLADAVGHGVQASLMTMALKTEYEELKKLACPTLVLKELNGRFLRKFDTLESIFPCFVADIYLEKKEVLYASAGHPDQVLLSPGGNYELLHKTGPILGLFDDLEIEFSTYKFPTGSRLLLFSDGLIENRRKENRWSTVETIASRASTLSNVSLQKLLEELVVMEEKSRGDEQRYDDITIIAIESRETPEYPA comes from the coding sequence ATGCATACGGCAAAATACTTATTCTTTTTATTAGGACCCATCGGCTTCCTCATTTTCCTTTTGTCCCTCACCCCATGGCATAAGGAAGAAAACTTACGCGCCTATAAAGGTGTAATCGATCTTAGAGGCATCCAAAGTGCAAGCTCCGGCCCGGTAGATCTTTCCGGAGAATGGGAATTTTTCTGGAGCCAAGAGCCGGGAAAAATTTTAGAATCCTTTCACGGGAATATGACTGTTCCAGGTTCTTGGAATAGAGAAACCGAATTACATCCATCTTATGAAAGACTAGGGTATGCAACCTATAGGCTCAAGATCCTTTTACCGGACGTTTGGGTAGGGAAGGTTCTTACTCTAGGCTTAGGCACCGTTTGGAGTTCCTATAGATTATACTTGGATGGAGAGTTCCAAGGAGAATCCGGAGGTCCATCTACTTCTACTCAATCAAGCGTAGCAAGGGTTCAACCCAGATCTTTTTCTTTTGTTCCGAGTTCCAGTCAGATAGAAGTTTCAATTTTTGTTACGAATAATTTCGCAAGACAAGGTGGGATCAGCTCTCCTATTAAATTAGGTCCTTCCGAAGTAATGTTGTCCACGAGAACAAGGACAATCTTCACAGATATTTTTGCATTCTCCAGTTTAGTGATTATGGGGCTCTATCATATCTCTCTGTATTTGTATTTAAGATCCAGCAAGGCTCCTTTGTATTTCGGATTTATGAGTATGGCGATCGGTATTAGGACTCTGGTTACGAATACTAGACTTCTAATGGAATTTTTCCCTTCTATCAACCAGAACGGAATACAGATGATAGAACAGATTTCCATGATGTGTGCCACCGGATTATATCTGCTATTCTTCTATGAAACCTTTTCCGTTTACGCATCTAAACTATATATTAGAATTTCTTTAGCAATCATCTCTCTATTCATTCTAATGACCTTATTCGGCTCTTTGGAATTTAATAGTAGCAAGGTTGCCTATTTCCATTTATTTATAGGTGTCACGATCGGTTATGTTATCTATGTAATCTTCGGGATAGACTTTGATAAAGAGAATAACTCTTCTTATATCTTATACGGTTCGGGGATACTATTCTTAGGAGTAGCGATCGATCTATTCTATACTTATATTCTAAAAGTGTCTTCTCATCAGGTTTCGCATATTGCACTCGTACTTTTCGTTTTCTTACAATCTTTGGTAATCGCTTCGGATCGTTCTTCCAAATATAAAGAAGCAAAACTTCTCACCGAAGATCTACAAACTATGAACTTAGAACTTTTCGAAATGAAAGAAAAGTTGGTTCAAAAGGTGGAAGATAGGACCAGAACTCTAAACGATACTCTCCAACAGATCAATAGAGAGTTGGAGATCGCCCAGAACGTACAAAGAAAAATACTCACTCCTCCGGAAAGAGAGATCAAAGGAATTCGTTTCGATTACGTATACAAACCTTTAGAAAAAGTGGGTGGAGACTTTTTAGATATTTCGGAGATCAATCCCGGCCAAGTTCGAGTATTATTGGCGGATGCGGTCGGTCATGGGGTGCAAGCAAGTCTTATGACCATGGCTTTAAAAACCGAATACGAAGAGTTAAAAAAATTAGCCTGCCCTACTCTTGTATTAAAAGAATTGAATGGAAGGTTTTTAAGAAAGTTCGATACCTTAGAAAGTATCTTCCCTTGTTTTGTAGCTGATATCTATTTGGAAAAAAAAGAAGTTCTATATGCTTCCGCCGGACATCCGGACCAGGTTTTACTTTCACCGGGCGGAAATTACGAATTACTCCATAAAACAGGGCCTATATTAGGACTATTTGATGACTTAGAGATCGAATTCTCAACCTATAAGTTTCCTACAGGAAGCCGTTTATTACTTTTCTCTGATGGACTCATCGAGAACAGAAGAAAGGAAAATAGATGGAGCACCGTCGAGACAATTGCGTCCAGGGCTTCCACACTTTCAAATGTAAGCCTCCAAAAACTATTAGAAGAATTAGTAGTAATGGAAGAAAAATCCAGGGGAGACGAACAAAGATACGATGATATCACTATCATCGCGATCGAATCCAGAGAAACTCCCGAATATCCTGCTTAA
- a CDS encoding DUF2062 domain-containing protein: MNFLRTIWRVIHKQIILPFQESYAPIHEVCLGTTIGLIWSMTPLVGVQMYLGLGTWLVLRLFRIRFYLPIAIAMIWITNPVTLPFFYSLFYWIGKQVLLLLGIPFQQISFDTLLAISKESESMDLISGLYHWTIFLFDKMGLPMFVGGFAFGIPLALLGYPITYRLLNSYRSRRAHEEGISLQEWELKHVRKDVGLFAAKTP, from the coding sequence ATGAATTTTCTCAGAACGATCTGGCGTGTCATCCATAAACAAATTATCTTACCTTTCCAAGAATCTTATGCCCCTATTCACGAAGTTTGTTTAGGTACTACTATCGGTCTGATCTGGTCTATGACTCCTCTTGTGGGAGTTCAAATGTATTTGGGATTAGGGACCTGGTTGGTACTTCGATTATTCCGAATTCGTTTTTATCTTCCTATTGCAATTGCAATGATTTGGATTACTAATCCGGTCACTCTTCCGTTTTTCTATTCTCTATTCTACTGGATAGGAAAACAAGTTCTACTATTACTTGGGATTCCTTTCCAGCAGATAAGTTTCGACACGTTATTGGCCATCTCCAAAGAATCGGAATCTATGGATTTGATCAGCGGGCTTTATCATTGGACAATTTTCTTATTCGATAAGATGGGGCTTCCTATGTTCGTAGGTGGATTTGCTTTCGGAATTCCTCTGGCCCTACTCGGTTATCCGATCACCTACCGTTTGCTAAATTCTTATAGATCCAGAAGAGCTCATGAAGAAGGTATCAGCCTACAGGAATGGGAACTAAAACACGTTAGAAAAGATGTGGGATTGTTCGCGGCCAAAACACCTTAG